A genomic region of Roseateles amylovorans contains the following coding sequences:
- a CDS encoding ABC transporter ATP-binding protein: protein MTASIVELHGVGKSFRSADGHSRPVLEQVDFHLREGEIVALLGQSGSGKSTMLRIMAGLVPADRGQVRYRGQPMSGPARGISMVFQSFALFPWLTVRQNVELGLEARGVPRAEREAKAEAAIALIGLSGFEGALPRELSGGMRQRVGIARALVTEPEVLLMDEAFSALDVLTGERLREDILDLWDSGQMPTQAMLVVSHNIEEAVMMADRVLIFASDPGRIRCQLSVQLPRPRDPDSADVRALIDEVYALMTAGAARPARVHGITEAAAAPTPLAERLPAADVARMDGLLELLAEPPFEGRADLPQLSEEAGLPDADLLPVAHALALLGLAQLDSGDLQLTALGRRYVDGHHGLRRDLFGQQLLAHVPLIAHIRHRLEQAPSGQMPDKPVLRLLSEQLDDVEADAVLQTAVTWARHGEVFEYDYNTGALRLPTGDEETTR from the coding sequence ATGACCGCATCCATCGTCGAACTCCACGGCGTCGGCAAGAGTTTCCGCTCGGCCGACGGCCATTCACGGCCGGTGCTGGAACAGGTGGATTTCCATCTTCGCGAAGGCGAGATCGTCGCGCTGCTGGGCCAGTCCGGTTCCGGCAAGAGCACCATGCTGCGCATCATGGCCGGCCTGGTGCCGGCCGATCGCGGGCAGGTGCGCTATCGCGGCCAGCCGATGTCCGGCCCGGCGCGCGGCATCAGCATGGTGTTCCAGTCCTTCGCGCTGTTCCCGTGGCTGACGGTGCGCCAGAACGTCGAACTCGGCCTGGAAGCCCGCGGGGTGCCGCGTGCCGAGCGCGAAGCCAAGGCCGAGGCAGCGATCGCGCTGATCGGCCTGTCGGGCTTTGAGGGCGCGCTGCCGCGCGAGCTGTCAGGCGGCATGCGCCAGCGGGTGGGCATCGCGCGGGCGCTGGTGACCGAGCCGGAAGTGCTGCTGATGGACGAAGCCTTCTCGGCGCTCGACGTGCTCACGGGTGAACGGCTGCGCGAGGACATCCTTGACCTGTGGGACAGCGGCCAGATGCCGACCCAGGCCATGCTGGTGGTCTCCCACAACATCGAGGAAGCCGTGATGATGGCCGACCGGGTGCTGATCTTCGCCAGCGATCCGGGCCGGATCCGCTGCCAACTGTCGGTGCAACTGCCCCGCCCGCGTGATCCGGACAGCGCCGATGTGCGGGCACTGATCGACGAGGTCTATGCGCTGATGACTGCCGGCGCCGCCCGCCCCGCCCGGGTGCACGGCATCACCGAGGCCGCCGCCGCCCCCACGCCGCTGGCGGAACGCCTGCCTGCGGCCGATGTGGCGCGCATGGACGGGCTGCTGGAGCTGCTGGCTGAGCCGCCTTTCGAGGGTCGGGCCGACCTGCCTCAACTCTCCGAGGAGGCCGGCCTGCCGGATGCGGACCTGCTGCCGGTGGCGCATGCGCTGGCGCTGCTGGGCCTTGCGCAGCTCGACAGCGGCGACCTGCAGCTCACCGCGTTGGGACGGCGCTATGTGGACGGCCACCACGGCCTGCGGCGTGACCTCTTCGGACAGCAACTGCTGGCCCATGTGCCGCTGATTGCGCACATCCGGCACCGCCTGGAGCAGGCGCCCTCCGGCCAGATGCCCGACAAGCCGGTGCTGCGCTTGCTGAGCGAGCAACTGGACGATGTGGAGGCCGATGCGGTGCTGCAGACCGCCGTCACCTGGGCGCGGCACGGCGAGGTGTTCGAGTACGACTACAACACCGGTGCGCTCCGGCTGCCGACCGGCGATGAAGAGACAACGCGCTGA
- a CDS encoding DUF2968 domain-containing protein, whose protein sequence is MQSPNRSSLSPVPPLGGPAFPSLLAREGRARAWLDWAAQLTAPCGRPLLAVMPLLALAALHGLAQAAGQTDGAPPAAPVMQVAQVAQLGAADGSSGVTPFEATVVAELRVRLSSRSVQLLRRAQVEGNTIELWLHPSSDTYYVAVSNAQGDIRRASKLNNERNAWLGFDEFRRLASQGGLRSTPSTESAAAVLRTPAPAPAPATAAAAAATTAVASEAPPSKPAMPALPAVRPANSGTTAPMVSEPARAGRTAPVPVPAAPVQAQAQAQAQRQAPPVPSPQAPSASELPARAAPSTVAAPPSGAPSRLAQEFARLEEAQALKALRKTENGEFTAQLLFHSETAQYYAAIAHQDELWRVVKTQDSAMAVKNYEEFVGLSAELAAEELRRVDLEAQTRAAALALEAAQQQARQLSDDVETERRYRALINQQQQQSKADLSDLQQQRQALQAQLEAERRRVESLRQQLDPRAAAASAPLPPARRRTP, encoded by the coding sequence ATGCAATCACCGAACCGATCGTCGCTGTCCCCCGTCCCCCCCTTGGGCGGCCCCGCTTTCCCTTCTCTACTGGCCCGCGAGGGTCGGGCCCGTGCCTGGCTCGACTGGGCGGCGCAACTGACGGCCCCCTGCGGACGTCCGTTGCTGGCGGTGATGCCGCTGTTGGCCCTGGCTGCGCTGCACGGGCTGGCGCAGGCGGCGGGCCAGACGGATGGAGCGCCGCCGGCGGCGCCGGTGATGCAGGTGGCTCAGGTGGCCCAGCTCGGTGCGGCCGATGGGTCGTCCGGGGTGACCCCTTTCGAGGCGACCGTGGTGGCGGAACTGCGGGTGAGGTTGTCTTCCCGCTCGGTGCAGTTGTTGCGCCGGGCGCAGGTGGAGGGCAACACCATCGAGCTGTGGCTGCACCCGTCGTCGGACACCTATTACGTGGCCGTGAGCAATGCGCAGGGCGACATTCGCCGGGCGTCGAAGTTGAACAATGAGCGCAATGCCTGGCTCGGCTTCGATGAGTTCCGACGCCTGGCCTCGCAAGGTGGGTTGCGATCGACGCCATCGACCGAGTCCGCCGCCGCCGTGCTTCGGACACCGGCACCTGCACCTGCACCGGCTACCGCAGCAGCGGCAGCAGCAACGACGGCAGTCGCATCGGAGGCGCCCCCCTCGAAGCCGGCCATGCCCGCCCTGCCGGCTGTGCGGCCGGCGAATTCGGGCACGACGGCACCGATGGTCAGCGAGCCGGCTCGGGCGGGTCGCACCGCGCCGGTGCCCGTGCCAGCAGCGCCGGTCCAAGCCCAAGCCCAAGCCCAAGCCCAACGTCAGGCCCCACCGGTGCCGTCCCCGCAAGCACCGTCGGCCAGCGAGCTGCCAGCCCGTGCTGCGCCATCGACGGTGGCTGCGCCGCCTTCTGGTGCCCCATCGCGTCTGGCGCAGGAGTTCGCCCGGCTGGAAGAGGCGCAAGCGCTGAAGGCCTTGCGCAAGACCGAGAACGGCGAGTTCACCGCCCAGTTGCTGTTCCACAGCGAGACGGCGCAGTACTACGCGGCCATCGCGCATCAGGACGAACTGTGGCGGGTCGTCAAGACGCAGGACAGCGCGATGGCGGTGAAGAACTATGAGGAGTTCGTCGGGCTCTCGGCGGAGTTGGCGGCCGAGGAGCTTCGGCGGGTCGACCTGGAGGCGCAGACGCGGGCGGCCGCGCTGGCGCTGGAGGCCGCGCAGCAGCAGGCGCGTCAGCTGTCGGACGATGTGGAGACCGAGCGTCGCTATCGGGCCCTGATCAACCAGCAGCAGCAACAGTCCAAGGCGGATCTCTCCGACCTGCAACAGCAACGTCAGGCGCTGCAGGCCCAACTCGAGGCGGAGCGACGGCGCGTGGAAAGCCTGCGCCAGCAGCTGGATCCGCGGGCGGCTGCCGCCTCCGCGCCGCTGCCACCGGCGCGTCGTCGTACGCCCTGA
- a CDS encoding 2-hydroxyacid dehydrogenase, with amino-acid sequence MPMAEQHQAQLRQLFDVVYAPTAEMRAKAVAEQGDQIELVLTIGAVGLRADEIAAMPKLGFAAALGAGYENIDIAAAKARGVVLANGAGTNDACVADHAMALLLASVRALPQQEKALRAGIWRDELPLRPSVNGRRLGILGMGTIGLRIARRALAFDMEVGYHNRRQRHDSQGCQYFDSVLGLAEWADFLIVAAPGGPSTKHLVNAQVLAALGPNGHLVNIARGSLVDTQALAQALAAGQLGGAALDVYESEPQPPQALLDFPNVILTPHIAGWSPESVQATVDLFVTNVQRWRDGQAPLTPL; translated from the coding sequence ATGCCCATGGCGGAGCAGCACCAGGCGCAGTTGCGACAGCTTTTCGACGTGGTCTATGCCCCCACCGCCGAAATGCGTGCAAAGGCGGTGGCCGAGCAGGGCGATCAGATTGAGCTGGTGCTGACGATTGGCGCGGTCGGCCTGCGTGCCGACGAGATCGCGGCGATGCCGAAGCTGGGCTTTGCCGCGGCACTCGGCGCGGGTTACGAGAACATCGACATCGCGGCGGCCAAGGCGCGTGGGGTGGTCCTGGCCAATGGCGCGGGCACCAACGACGCCTGCGTGGCCGACCATGCGATGGCTTTGCTGCTGGCCAGCGTGCGCGCGCTGCCGCAGCAGGAAAAGGCGCTGCGGGCGGGCATCTGGCGTGATGAGCTGCCGCTGCGTCCGAGCGTGAACGGTCGGCGCCTGGGCATCCTGGGCATGGGCACGATCGGCCTGCGCATTGCGCGGCGCGCGCTCGCCTTCGACATGGAGGTGGGCTATCACAACCGCCGGCAGCGCCATGATTCGCAGGGCTGCCAGTACTTTGACTCTGTCCTGGGCCTGGCCGAGTGGGCGGACTTTCTCATCGTCGCCGCGCCCGGTGGCCCATCGACCAAGCATCTGGTGAATGCGCAGGTGCTCGCCGCGCTGGGGCCGAACGGGCACTTGGTCAACATCGCGCGCGGCAGCTTGGTCGATACCCAGGCGCTCGCGCAGGCCTTGGCCGCCGGTCAGCTGGGAGGCGCCGCGCTGGACGTCTATGAGTCCGAACCGCAGCCGCCGCAGGCGCTGCTGGATTTTCCGAATGTGATCCTGACGCCGCACATCGCGGGCTGGTCGCCCGAGTCGGTGCAGGCGACGGTGGATCTGTTCGTGACCAACGTGCAGCGCTGGCGTGACGGCCAGGCACCGCTGACGCCGCTCTGA
- a CDS encoding VWA domain-containing protein, translating into MTSPVDDAARLRRWRLVLGGEAQDSCGGLDGIAQDMDQALSALYEDDGQGLTPDRRAGRGGSAPKVARWLGDIRKYFPSSVVQVLQKDALERLNLRELLLEPEMLRNVQPDVHLVANLMALSQVIPAGTKDTARSVVRQVVDDLMKRMEEPMRSAITGALDRSQRNRRPRLAEIDWHRTIRANLRHWQPSHRTVIPETLHGFGRKARRPQREVVLCIDQSGSMANSVVYASIFGAVMASLPAVSTRLVVFDTAVVDMTEQLDDPVDLLFGVQLGGGTDINGAVAYCQSMIREPRNTIFVLISDLYEGGVQPQLLRRAAELVESGVQFVTLLALSDEGAPSYDHALAAQLAALGVPSFACTPDAFPGLMAAAIRRDDVNAWAAAQGMVTSPKAR; encoded by the coding sequence ATGACCTCACCGGTGGACGATGCCGCCCGCCTGCGCCGTTGGCGCCTGGTGCTGGGCGGAGAGGCGCAGGACAGCTGCGGCGGCCTGGACGGCATCGCCCAGGACATGGACCAGGCGCTGAGCGCGCTGTATGAGGACGACGGACAGGGACTGACACCCGACCGCCGGGCGGGTCGTGGCGGCTCCGCGCCCAAGGTGGCGCGCTGGCTGGGCGACATCCGCAAGTACTTCCCCAGCAGCGTGGTGCAGGTGCTGCAGAAGGATGCGCTGGAGCGGCTGAACCTGCGGGAGCTGCTGCTGGAGCCGGAGATGCTCCGGAACGTGCAGCCCGATGTGCATCTGGTGGCCAACCTGATGGCCTTGTCGCAGGTGATTCCGGCGGGCACCAAGGACACGGCCCGGAGCGTGGTTCGCCAGGTGGTGGACGACCTGATGAAGCGCATGGAAGAACCGATGCGCAGCGCCATCACCGGCGCCCTGGACCGCAGCCAGCGCAACCGTCGGCCGCGTCTGGCCGAGATTGACTGGCATCGCACCATCCGCGCCAACCTGCGGCACTGGCAGCCGTCGCATCGCACCGTCATTCCCGAGACCTTGCACGGCTTCGGCCGCAAGGCGCGTCGGCCGCAGCGGGAGGTGGTGCTGTGCATCGACCAGAGCGGGTCGATGGCGAACTCGGTGGTCTACGCCAGCATCTTCGGCGCGGTCATGGCGTCGCTGCCGGCGGTGAGCACCCGGCTGGTCGTGTTCGACACCGCCGTGGTGGACATGACCGAGCAACTGGATGATCCGGTCGATCTGCTGTTCGGCGTTCAACTGGGCGGCGGCACCGACATCAACGGTGCGGTGGCCTATTGCCAGTCGATGATCCGCGAGCCGCGCAACACCATCTTCGTGCTGATCTCCGACCTGTACGAGGGCGGCGTGCAGCCGCAGTTGCTGCGTCGCGCGGCCGAGCTGGTGGAGAGCGGCGTGCAGTTCGTGACCCTGCTGGCCCTGAGCGACGAGGGCGCGCCGTCTTATGACCATGCGCTGGCGGCGCAACTCGCGGCGCTGGGCGTGCCGTCGTTCGCCTGCACGCCCGATGCGTTCCCCGGCCTGATGGCCGCGGCCATCCGTCGGGATGATGTGAACGCCTGGGCGGCGGCGCAGGGGATGGTGACGTCGCCGAAGGCGCGGTGA
- a CDS encoding TetR/AcrR family transcriptional regulator codes for MNKTPRSVGAPRGRGRPSANCAQGADTLLRSARRTFALRGFEAASVREIARQAGVDAALISHHFGSKEALWMAVVEQIARQVQSIFDTAADLRGDATLTPRQRVEQGLIHFSDRVFEDPDIGMFFSTAATEEGERLNALVDQLVRPFHNVFMPLLEDAMAAGEITPCDPHLLFTLLTQGISKTVAYSHVLRAVSPLPDDAVRFKRELLETVFRLLGPATRD; via the coding sequence ATGAACAAAACCCCGAGGTCCGTCGGGGCGCCGCGCGGTCGCGGGCGTCCCAGCGCGAACTGTGCACAAGGGGCGGACACGCTGTTGCGCAGCGCGCGGCGCACCTTCGCGCTGCGCGGCTTCGAGGCGGCCAGCGTGCGGGAGATTGCGCGCCAGGCGGGAGTCGACGCGGCCTTGATCTCGCATCACTTCGGATCGAAGGAGGCGCTGTGGATGGCGGTGGTGGAGCAGATCGCCCGCCAGGTGCAATCGATCTTCGACACCGCCGCCGACTTGCGCGGGGACGCCACGCTGACGCCGCGCCAGCGGGTCGAGCAGGGCCTGATCCATTTCAGCGATCGGGTGTTCGAGGACCCGGACATCGGCATGTTCTTCTCCACCGCGGCCACCGAAGAAGGCGAACGTCTGAATGCGCTGGTCGACCAGTTGGTCCGGCCGTTCCACAACGTCTTCATGCCGCTGCTGGAAGATGCGATGGCCGCCGGCGAGATCACGCCCTGCGATCCCCATCTGCTGTTCACCCTGCTCACGCAGGGCATCAGCAAGACCGTGGCCTACAGCCATGTGCTGCGCGCAGTCTCGCCGTTGCCCGACGATGCCGTCCGGTTCAAGCGGGAATTGCTGGAGACGGTGTTCCGCTTGCTGGGCCCTGCGACGCGCGACTGA
- a CDS encoding ABC transporter permease, whose translation MDRRQFFPRQVVDAGANRWDWALLPLVLALLVLLAYGAAQMTRPFELGDPMPLSLDPAQLPYYLLRTNLRMLAAMVLALIFSAAFAVLAAKVRAAEKVLVPMLDILQSIPILGFLSITVTGFIALFPGNLLGVECAAIFAIFTSQAWNMAFSLYQSLRTVPSELDEAARVFQLSGWQRFWRLELPFAMPGLLWNMMMSMSGGWFFVVASEAISVSHQNIKLPGVGSYIAMAIEARDLGAIGWAILCMLAGILLYDQLVFRPLIAWADKFRFEDSGTDAAPQSWMLAWWRRTTLTRRMAGWATQRFENSLLWFRRHHDGTSIRARPRIPGVAWQRAWDAVVAAAVMVALYHLIRFVHTEVGWHEAGHVFLLGGATLLRVLVLIALAALVWVPVGIWIGMNPRWSGRLQAVAQFLAAFPANLLFPVAVVLIVRWKLNPDVWLSPLMIFGTQWYLLFNVIAGASGIPAELRHAARNLGLRGWLKWKRYLLPAVFPSVVTGAITASGGSWNASIVAEYVSWGDTTLKAHGLGSYIAEMTARGDFPRIALGIGVMCIFVMGLNHFVWRRLYRLAEDRMHF comes from the coding sequence ATGGATCGCCGACAGTTCTTCCCTCGCCAGGTCGTCGACGCCGGTGCCAACCGCTGGGACTGGGCGCTGCTGCCGCTGGTGCTCGCACTGCTGGTGCTGTTGGCTTATGGCGCGGCGCAGATGACCCGGCCGTTCGAACTGGGCGATCCCATGCCGTTGTCACTTGACCCGGCCCAGTTGCCCTATTACCTGCTGCGCACCAATCTGCGGATGCTGGCGGCGATGGTGCTGGCCTTGATCTTCAGTGCCGCCTTTGCCGTGCTGGCGGCCAAGGTGCGGGCCGCGGAGAAGGTGCTGGTGCCGATGCTGGACATCCTCCAGTCGATCCCGATCCTGGGGTTCCTGTCGATCACCGTGACCGGTTTCATCGCTCTGTTTCCCGGCAATCTGCTGGGTGTGGAATGCGCGGCGATCTTTGCGATCTTCACCTCGCAGGCCTGGAACATGGCCTTCAGCCTGTACCAGTCGCTGCGCACCGTGCCCTCGGAACTGGATGAGGCCGCCCGGGTGTTCCAGCTCTCCGGCTGGCAGCGCTTCTGGCGGCTGGAGCTGCCGTTCGCGATGCCGGGGCTGCTGTGGAACATGATGATGTCGATGTCCGGTGGCTGGTTCTTTGTCGTCGCGTCCGAAGCGATCTCGGTGTCCCACCAGAACATCAAGCTGCCCGGCGTGGGCTCCTACATCGCCATGGCGATCGAGGCCCGTGATCTGGGCGCCATCGGCTGGGCGATCCTGTGCATGCTGGCCGGCATCCTGCTGTACGACCAGTTGGTGTTTCGCCCGCTCATCGCCTGGGCCGACAAATTCCGTTTCGAAGACAGCGGCACCGACGCGGCGCCCCAGTCCTGGATGCTGGCCTGGTGGCGCCGCACCACGCTGACCCGCCGCATGGCCGGCTGGGCCACGCAGCGATTCGAGAACAGCCTGCTCTGGTTCCGTCGCCACCATGACGGCACCTCGATCCGCGCCCGGCCGCGGATCCCGGGGGTGGCCTGGCAACGCGCGTGGGATGCCGTGGTGGCGGCCGCGGTGATGGTGGCGCTCTATCACCTGATCCGGTTCGTCCACACCGAGGTGGGCTGGCATGAGGCGGGCCATGTCTTCCTGCTGGGCGGCGCCACACTGCTGCGGGTGCTGGTCCTGATCGCCCTGGCCGCGCTGGTGTGGGTGCCGGTGGGCATCTGGATCGGGATGAATCCGCGCTGGTCCGGCCGCTTGCAGGCGGTCGCCCAGTTCCTGGCGGCCTTTCCGGCCAACCTGCTGTTCCCGGTGGCCGTGGTGCTCATCGTGCGCTGGAAGCTGAATCCGGATGTCTGGCTTTCGCCGCTGATGATCTTCGGCACCCAGTGGTATCTGCTCTTCAATGTGATTGCCGGCGCCTCCGGCATTCCCGCTGAGCTGCGCCATGCCGCCCGCAACCTCGGTCTGCGCGGCTGGCTCAAGTGGAAGCGCTATCTGCTGCCGGCGGTGTTTCCCAGCGTCGTCACCGGCGCGATCACGGCCAGTGGCGGATCATGGAACGCCAGCATCGTGGCGGAGTACGTCTCCTGGGGCGACACCACCTTGAAGGCACACGGCTTGGGCAGCTACATCGCTGAGATGACCGCACGCGGCGATTTCCCGCGCATCGCCCTGGGCATCGGCGTGATGTGCATCTTCGTGATGGGCCTGAATCACTTCGTCTGGCGGCGTCTGTATCGGCTGGCCGAAGACCGCATGCACTTCTGA
- a CDS encoding DUF5682 family protein, whose amino-acid sequence MTAPDQAPAEGAAEAPGSSRIDMPRIDMPRTDVPRGDLHFFGVRHHGPGCARSLLRALDSLRPDCVLIEGAPEADGLVADVLAPDMVPPVALLTHGVDDPECAVYHPFAEFSPEWQALRWAARAGVTVRFIDLPMAHSLALSKAEEAAASETAPRESQDQDQAQATELIDKAAGEAVGEGASTNDALPSSLEAPVPSDDTAPAPAAAEADRRGDPLDWLARAAGYADGEAWWNHMVEERGDGEELFAAIEEAMVTLRAELPDEGRLPERHLRREALREAYMRQCIRAARKDGFGTIAVICGAWHLGGLKAPATAKADQALLKGLPKLKVASTWVPWTYRHLALDSGYGAGIQSPGWYDHLWRSSEPRSDGQAPTPRAVGWLARVARLMRERSLDCSSAHLIEAARLADALAALRQRPAPGLEELHEATRTVMTMGDESVLSFIRDQLIIGDRLGQVPASVPKVPLQRDLEQWQKSLRLKPEASQKTLDLDLRQPNDLARSHLLHRLSLLGIRWGELAKVGRSSRGTFHEVWTLQWEPAFAIRLIETSRFGQTVAQAATARVAEQCRSERDLGTLAQWVDQVLLADLPEAVAVASQALQDHAAITGDADQLMAALPPLANVFRYGNVRGTDAALVGQVFDGLVVRAAIGLPLLGSAIDDSAAEVLRDRLLAAHAALKLRDPGRQAEPSQQWLRAIGLLADREGAHELLRGLCTRLMLDEALIAAEEAGNALSLHLSTGTEPLKAAAWLDGFLNRNAVVLLHHDGVWPLVDRWLAGLSEEHFVQVLPLVRRTFSRFDSGERRDLGTRAARQGGPTAAASAALNWDESRAQWPLPLLRQLLGVTR is encoded by the coding sequence ATGACAGCGCCTGACCAGGCCCCCGCCGAAGGGGCGGCCGAGGCGCCTGGCTCTTCGCGCATCGACATGCCGCGCATCGACATGCCGCGCACCGATGTACCGCGCGGCGATCTGCACTTTTTCGGCGTGCGCCACCATGGCCCGGGTTGCGCCCGCAGCCTGCTGCGCGCGCTGGACTCGCTGCGTCCGGACTGCGTGCTGATCGAGGGCGCCCCGGAGGCGGATGGCCTGGTGGCGGACGTGCTGGCGCCGGACATGGTGCCGCCGGTGGCCTTGCTCACCCACGGTGTCGATGACCCCGAGTGCGCGGTCTACCACCCCTTCGCCGAGTTTTCCCCGGAATGGCAGGCGCTGCGTTGGGCGGCCCGTGCCGGCGTGACGGTGCGGTTCATCGACCTGCCCATGGCGCACAGCCTGGCGCTGAGCAAGGCCGAGGAAGCTGCGGCCTCGGAGACTGCGCCGCGCGAGTCTCAGGATCAGGATCAGGCGCAGGCGACTGAGTTGATCGACAAGGCCGCAGGCGAAGCGGTGGGCGAGGGCGCATCGACCAATGATGCGCTGCCATCCTCGCTTGAAGCGCCGGTGCCCTCCGATGACACGGCGCCCGCGCCCGCCGCCGCCGAGGCGGATCGGCGTGGCGATCCGCTGGACTGGCTGGCGCGTGCGGCCGGCTATGCGGACGGCGAGGCGTGGTGGAACCACATGGTCGAAGAGCGCGGGGACGGCGAGGAACTGTTCGCGGCCATCGAGGAAGCCATGGTCACCTTGCGGGCGGAACTGCCTGATGAAGGCCGCCTGCCCGAACGCCACCTTCGGCGCGAAGCGCTTCGCGAGGCCTACATGCGCCAGTGCATCCGCGCAGCCCGCAAGGACGGCTTCGGGACGATCGCCGTCATCTGCGGCGCCTGGCACCTGGGCGGCCTGAAGGCACCGGCCACGGCCAAGGCCGACCAGGCCCTGCTCAAGGGTCTGCCCAAGCTCAAGGTCGCCAGCACCTGGGTGCCCTGGACCTACCGCCATCTCGCCTTGGACAGCGGTTATGGCGCCGGCATCCAGTCACCCGGTTGGTACGACCATCTGTGGCGCAGCAGCGAGCCCCGCAGCGACGGCCAGGCGCCCACGCCGCGTGCGGTGGGCTGGCTGGCCCGTGTCGCACGGCTGATGCGGGAGCGCTCGCTGGATTGCTCCTCCGCCCATCTGATCGAAGCCGCCCGTCTGGCCGATGCGCTGGCCGCTTTGCGCCAACGTCCCGCCCCGGGGCTGGAAGAGCTGCATGAGGCCACCCGCACCGTCATGACGATGGGCGACGAGTCGGTGCTGTCGTTCATCCGCGACCAGCTCATCATCGGAGACCGTCTGGGTCAGGTGCCCGCCAGCGTGCCGAAGGTGCCGTTGCAACGGGATCTGGAGCAGTGGCAGAAGTCCCTGCGCCTCAAGCCCGAGGCGTCCCAGAAGACGCTGGACCTGGACCTGCGTCAGCCCAATGACCTGGCCCGCAGTCATCTGCTGCACCGACTGAGCTTGCTGGGCATCCGCTGGGGCGAGCTGGCGAAGGTGGGGCGATCCTCGCGGGGCACCTTCCATGAGGTCTGGACGCTGCAGTGGGAGCCGGCGTTTGCGATTCGCCTGATCGAGACCAGTCGCTTCGGCCAGACGGTGGCGCAGGCCGCGACCGCGCGGGTGGCGGAGCAGTGCCGGTCCGAGCGCGATCTCGGCACCTTGGCCCAGTGGGTGGATCAAGTGCTGCTGGCGGACCTGCCGGAGGCGGTGGCCGTGGCCTCGCAGGCGCTGCAGGACCACGCGGCGATCACCGGGGATGCCGATCAGCTCATGGCCGCCTTGCCGCCGCTGGCCAATGTCTTCCGGTACGGCAATGTGCGGGGCACCGATGCGGCGCTGGTCGGGCAGGTGTTCGATGGTCTGGTCGTGCGGGCGGCGATCGGTCTGCCGTTGTTGGGCAGTGCCATCGATGACTCGGCGGCCGAGGTCCTGCGCGACCGGTTGCTCGCGGCCCATGCGGCGTTGAAGCTGCGGGATCCGGGGCGTCAGGCGGAGCCGTCTCAGCAGTGGCTGCGCGCGATCGGGCTGCTGGCGGACCGCGAGGGCGCGCATGAGCTGCTTCGGGGGTTGTGCACCCGGCTGATGCTGGACGAGGCACTGATCGCTGCGGAGGAGGCGGGCAACGCGCTGTCGCTGCACCTGAGCACCGGGACCGAGCCGCTGAAGGCCGCCGCCTGGCTGGACGGCTTCCTCAACCGCAATGCGGTGGTGCTGCTGCATCACGATGGGGTGTGGCCGCTGGTGGACCGCTGGCTGGCTGGCCTGTCCGAGGAGCACTTCGTGCAGGTGTTGCCGCTGGTGCGTCGCACCTTCTCCCGCTTCGACAGCGGCGAGCGGCGCGACCTTGGCACACGTGCGGCACGCCAGGGCGGCCCGACCGCCGCGGCGTCGGCGGCCCTGAACTGGGATGAATCACGCGCGCAGTGGCCCTTGCCGCTGCTGCGACAGTTGCTGGGAGTGACCCGATGA
- a CDS encoding zinc ribbon domain-containing protein YjdM: protein MSSLPACPKCQSAYTYEDGTQWVCPECGHEWSAQASDAAPADEVRVIKDAVGNVLQDGDTVTVIKDLKIKGSSLVVKVGTKVKNIRLADGDHDIDCKIDGIGAMGLKSEFVKKL, encoded by the coding sequence ATGAGTTCCTTGCCTGCCTGCCCCAAGTGCCAATCCGCCTACACCTACGAGGACGGCACCCAGTGGGTCTGCCCCGAATGCGGCCATGAATGGTCCGCCCAGGCGTCCGACGCCGCGCCCGCCGACGAGGTGCGCGTCATCAAGGACGCCGTAGGTAATGTGCTGCAGGACGGCGACACCGTCACCGTCATCAAGGACCTCAAGATCAAGGGCTCGTCCCTGGTGGTCAAGGTCGGCACCAAGGTGAAGAACATCCGACTGGCCGACGGCGACCACGACATCGATTGCAAGATCGACGGCATCGGCGCGATGGGGCTGAAGTCGGAGTTCGTGAAGAAGCTCTGA
- a CDS encoding DUF3331 domain-containing protein, translating to MHRDIASDTTREGWLRTVAWLGNGGVPDTPRPARLSRSSDDGLALRPRPTIHVLDRPTPRTAAISWSDPGACHYGYQIWDMAPSKQTGVCVLSGSEIRIGDMVYTPRQDESAPINAGEMIAAAYVDA from the coding sequence ATGCACAGGGATATCGCGAGTGACACGACCCGGGAGGGATGGCTGCGCACGGTGGCTTGGCTGGGCAACGGCGGGGTGCCGGACACGCCGCGGCCCGCGCGGCTGAGCCGTTCGTCCGACGATGGCCTGGCGCTGCGGCCGCGTCCCACCATCCATGTGCTGGACCGCCCGACGCCGCGCACGGCGGCGATTTCCTGGTCCGACCCGGGCGCCTGTCACTACGGCTATCAGATCTGGGACATGGCGCCCTCCAAGCAGACCGGCGTGTGCGTGCTCAGCGGCAGCGAGATCCGCATCGGCGACATGGTCTACACCCCGCGACAGGATGAGTCCGCGCCGATCAACGCCGGCGAGATGATCGCGGCGGCCTATGTGGATGCGTGA